The genomic segment CAAGTTCAGAGAGTAAAACAGAGCACACTTTACTGTTTGCTACAGAACAAAGGAAAGTGAGATGGTTTGATGATTCATGACAGCACACTTTTATGATTTGGACTGACGGGGGACACAGCGTAGTAAGAAGCTGGCAGGCTGATGGGTGTTATCTTCTGTTAAACACAGACTAACTTATTAATCATATACTTTCCCATTGGCTATGGACAAATAAGATCACACCCATCAACAATCATTTGCatataaacaaaacagacattGAGACCTTTGACCATACACACAAGAACAACTACAGCTGAATTATACTTCAGGCACCATCTGGTGACACATTTTGACATCGGTCCATTGACAAAAAATCAGTCATTGGATTGGTTTTAGTGATTTTGTTATATTTAGTGAAGCATGTGCTGATGTTGAGTCGCTGAAACAACCTTGCAGAGGATATGAGAGGAGCTAGTACACAGTGCTTTATATTATCATAGTTTAATTACTTGTAGttattttttatcaatattGTTTCTCTTGTgctattttgttttaataaaaatgtagggttattatatatttttgcaaTCTCAACTTTATGAATTGCTTTGGTTTGCATTAGTCTCTCCTTGAAGAGTATAAATGTAGACTAtacaattcacacacacacacgccaacacgcacacacataaagaagaaaataaattcatACAGGGAAAGTTCACTGACAGCAGGTGGATGAGAAGGAAGAGaccttttattgtgaaaaggcGGCGGCGGTGGCGCAGGGCTTCTACGTCATCGTTTGGCGCGCCCTCCCTGTTGATGGCTGCGTGAAAGTTGTGGTTGTgataaacataaacaacagcTTTCCTCTGAACTGCCGCGGTTTCTACCGCATGAAAACGCATCGTCCCGCAGTAAGATGTGGATCCTGACTCCGCTGCAGCCTGGAGGTACAGTCGTATGTTAGCTTACACTGCTAACTCTGCTAACACTGCTAACACTGCTGCTAGCTGCTCAAAGTTCACCTCAGCTGCTCCACTGACCGCCAGTTCCCTAAGTTCCACGTGCTCACAACATGGGTTGAGAGCAGAAGTGAGAGTAGAAGTAAGAGCAACATCTGTAGAGAGCAGGACTCTGTAAGGACAGCAGCATCTGTAGAGATCAGTCTCTGTAAAGACAGTAACATCTGTATAGAGCAGGACTCTGTATGGACAGTAACATCTGTAGAGAGCAGGACTCTGTATGGACAGTAACATCTGTAGAGATCAGTCTCTGTACGGACAGTAACATCTGTAGAGATCAGTCTCTGTATGGACATTAACATCTGTAGAGATCGGTCTCTGTATGGACATTAACATCTGTAGAGATTGGTCTCTGTATGGACAGTAACATCTGTAGAGATCAGTCTCTGTATGGACAGTAACATCTGTATAGAGCAGGACTCTGTATGGACAATAACATCTGTAGAGATCAGTCTCTGTATGGACAGACAACATCTGTAGAGATCAGTCTCTGTATGGACAGACAACATCTGTAGATATCAGTCTCTGTATGGACAGTAACATCTGTATAGATCAGTCTCTGTATGGACAGTAACATCTGTAGACATCAGTCATGTTTCATTGCGTTTCCTTCAACATCCCATCAAGTGAAGCCCTGTGTATTACTAATTACTTATTAATATAAGTGTAGTATCATATGGCATTGCATCCCCTATTTTGAAAGTTGCATTGCACTTTTCATTGTCCATTGTAGACACCTCACCGTTTTCCCTTCACTGAGTTTTCTCCCATCAAGGACCACAGCACTTACTCctagtttgatttaaatgtcatGTGTCACCAACAGCTCTGGTCCATAACTTACGCTCTGTCCCCCACAGGTGAGACGCACTATCTCATGGCCAGTAAAGAGTACGTGGTCGGGCGCAAGAACTGTGAGATCCTTCTTGCCAACGACCAGTCCATCAGCAGGGCTCACGCTCACTTCACTCTGACTGACCAGGTGAGAGAGCAAGACAGGAAACCAGTCATAGCTCATTCTTCACATCCACTGAACATTTGCAGCTCTGGTTAGACATTTGATTTAATCTCATATATTAGTTTGCTTATATAAGTGTGACATTGCATATTTTTTATAGTAGACAATAGTTTGATATTAGACTGAATAGTTTGCAGGGttatcaatatttttatttgtttatttattttaattagcCCCCAACCCCTCTAGTAATGTTCCAAGTAGCAAAGTTAGGATTTCGTTTGGAAAATATGAACGTGTTTGAGGCCAATAGGGGGTGCTGTTGTGCTGTTTTTATGTCAGTAAAGGTgtaaatgtcttaaatgtgaTTGCAATTGTTATTTATAGGTCATTTAAAAACCAGAAAAACGATtgctgagcaaaaaaaaaaagaataaacacgcactaaaaaacacattctagcctttttttatttattgatacatttttattacaaaTTTAGGTCAAtatacattaaaatattaagagtatctaatatttattttgattccGTTTATAATGAAATCAATTTACCTTTCCTGAGTTTCACCACAGTCTGCAGATGGGATAACTTTCCATCTCAGGTTTATTTTAAAGGATGAGTTTCTCACTGTCTCATTTATTGTTGATCTTAAAGATTTAAGATGGCTTGTTTGATGAGTGAACAGTTTCACGCGTCTTTCTTGTGTATTTTACTTTTAGACCCTGACGTTGAAAGACACCTCCAAGTACGGCACGTCTGTCAACGGCAAGAGATTGACAGAGAACACGTCAGTGAACCTGAAGTCAGGGGACTACGTAACATTTGGGGCTTTTAACAGCAAGTTCAGGTATGTAACAGACACCTGGTCTGTTGTGTTGTCTACATCCCCGAGCCACgattgttttattaataaacTCATGTTTGAATCTATTGCGTCTCCCTCTCAGTGTGGAGCATCAGAATCCAGTGGTGTGTTCATCATGTTTGGACAGTGATGGCAAGAGGTCACTCTCTCAGGCCCTGCTGGCTCTGGGTGGAAAGCCGGTCAACACATGGACTCAGGACTGCACACACCTGGTTATGCCCACTGTTAAAGTCACCATCAAGGTTAGAACCAGAATTAATGGCCTCGTACCGATCTGGTATTAACGTCCGTCCTCGGAGATCGATTACAGGTGGACagctttttatgtgtgtgttcagcccTGTTACCTGTTCTCTATGCAAATATACATCATTTCTGTTCAGGAAGACCACAGGATAGTTTTTACCCAGTCGAGTTcacaaatgtgtgaatgtgtttgtcccTGAATAGCCtctcacctgtgtgtttttcccccaATTAGACCATttctgctgtgctgtgctgctgTCCCATCGTGACACCAGAGTTCTTCTTGGAGTTCAACAAAGCTGTGCAGCAAAAATTGGCACCGCCTAAAGCCGAGAGGTACGACATAGTCCATCAGAGATCGCATCACCTGCAGACCTGAAACAAACAGTATCTCATCTGTGCTCTTCATTGTCGCTTAGCTTCATCCCTGAGATCGATGAGCCCAGTCTCAATAAAGAGGATATTAACCTTGGAGTGATTCCAGCTCGTAAACAGCTTTTTACTGAGAAGACCTTTGTGTTCCTCAGTGCCAAACAGGTTGGTGGACTTCTTCCTTTGTGGTATCTTAATACTGTTGTTAGGCTCTGAGAACAGCGTTGCTTCTGTTCTGTGTTATTTGCAGCTGAAGCGTCTGAGTGGAGCCGTGGGTTTTGGAAAAGGAAAGATTAATTTGCTGGAGGAGGGCGCTCTGCCCCGGGACCTGCTGGAGTCTCCACAAAGCTGCGTTGTCGATGTAACAACAGGCAGCTCCCAAACCCTGCTGTCTTCCTCTGCCACAGAGTGGGCAACCTCAGTAAATAACATTGTTCAAAGGTTTGTTCATGTGCCTCTATAATAAATGacttcaaagtgtgtgtgtttctttcttttaataGTTGTTTTTCGTTTTTCCGCTGACACAGAAAAGGCCTTCGGGTCATCACAGAGTCTGAGATCGGATTGGCTGCCATCTTTGCTTCCTGTGACAAGTACTGCAATCCATCCAGTCTACAGCCAGACTCAGGTGAAGGACCAGACAGGGAAGCACTCAGTATTGActtctttgtttcatttctaCTTTTTGCAGTTTCAATCTTCTGTTTATGTTTCAGAGTCAGCACCAAAAATGAAAGCCAGAATCCCGAGTGCGTCGCTGTCACAGAGCTTGGCGGTGGACGAGACGGTGTTACCGGCTGCCTCACAAAATATCACAGCCTATGCAGTGAACACGGAGCCATTTGAACGGTACCGTCACACACTCATCAACGTCATGTCaaaccagtgttaattttggcagctatttttgatttagtcttagtcttagtctttagatgaaaatgcatattagttttagtcacatttagtcatttttatccttcttagttttagtctagttttcatcgacgaaaactcagaacattttagtctagttttagtcacaatagccacattaaactccttatcttcccttctcaggcccagggaccccctgtgttgtgtctacaactgcatactagtctagctttcagtacttaggttgttcattagatgtccctcctataggtctatagcaggggtcggcaacctttactatcaaaagagccattttgccccctcatccccaaataaaatttgtctggagccacaaaacatatttgataacagagctaataaagttttaaataaagttatactatactaaactatagattgttgcatttatgaaattatagaacaacaataaagaaaactgttgacattttattgctagttttacctgttacaacaaagggaaacaccaaatgcttatgaagagaagaaaatacacaggcaagtgtaggcctactttaaataaatgaaacacagaactatgtagggctatttgagtcctccccatatttgtgggaaatgtatgaaataagaagtaccctattttgaaataaataaaaacatagctgcagcctaatatattttagttggcgaaatgtgaaaacaaaaagtgaaagcagatcagactggaggtctgcttcagcttctgctctgaccaagaagctgcggcgctgatctctgagcagctgagaccagagaaactctgtgtttacagtgtttccACTGTTAAGAAGCAGTCGGTCAGTCAGTGACCGTGATCTCACTGTGTCCCTGAGTGAGTGCGCAGGGGGGGAGCCCTGGGATTGGTGCGCTATCtgggagcagacacacacacacacacacacacacacacacacacacagactcgccTGCTcctggtacttcatgacggcgtgatacgatgatgttttaaaaaagattGTGACAAGTCAACAACCAACATTTTCGTGTCGTCTTGTCAACGAAAGTTAAAATAGAtttagtcatagtttttattttcaaagatccgttttcgttatgtcttcgtctcgtcttagtaaTGGGAAAAAGGttgttaacgaatatttttcgacATAGTCTtagtcaacgaaattaacactgtgtCAAACCTCCATTCCAGAGGGCTTGTTGATGTGTGTTATTTTCCTTTGCCAGGTCGGCTCCATGTAACGTGACAGGGCTGACGGCAGTAGGAGAAACGCCTGAGAAGAAACACGATGGATCCAAAGTCCACGCTGAGAGGAAGTCCGCTCCGAGAATCGTGGCTGAAACAATGAGCTCATCGTATAACACTGTTGACAACACTGACTCACAGAGGAAGAAGCCAGAGTCCAAATCGACAGGTAGCAGCAAGAATGAATAACAGATGCACTGATGCATTTACCACTCTGCTATTACTGTCTGTGTACTGATTCAGAGACCGTACGTCTGAGATATACAGATACAAGTCCACTAGCAGCTTTCtacttgttttttaatatacaaTCTTCAAGAAACTAATCTTATTTCTACTTGGTCtacatgttcattttaattaaaatatgtttatcCAGTGACTAAAGTAGTGACTGGTAGATGGATATTGTTACCTttgcccccccacctcccaaGTCTCTATGCTTTGTTAAAGTAATCAGCACTGGGTACAGTCAAAATATTTAGAAAGAGTCAAACTATTTCTTAAATCTCTAAATCCATGTAATGCTTtacaaaatattattaaaaccgAATATTTTTGCAGTTGCAGGGAGTAGTGGCATCAGGCCCCAACCTTCCACTTCCGGGACCAATGGTGGCATGAAGACATTTCCACAGAAGTTGTCTCCTCGGAAACTAAAAACTCCTGCACAGGTTTCCCCACAGACACAGTCGACTCTAACGAGCTTCTTCCAGTCATCCAATAAGAAACGGTAAACCTCAATACCAGTGTTTTTGCATATTTGACCTGTGGTGATGCAGTGCTTACATCAATCAATGTAAACTACTTTACCAATGACAATGTAAACTACTTTACCAATGACAATAACCATATGTTTGTCTGATGGGATTGTATAATCCATACTGTTTAGAAAACATAGGGATACGGTTGAAAGATGAGTCATATTAGCCAAAGACACAAacttggaaaaaaataatttttgatATTCACTCTGAGAGATGAAAATTCTAGTTAAACAGCTGAAATAAATCTGTAACATGTGTCAGAACATTCTGTGTTTGGCCactttatttgtgttcttcaaGGCCTTTGGATGATGATTTCTCTGAAGTAATGTCAGAGGCGAAGCGGCACGTACAGGAATCGTCCATCAGCAGGATGCCGGCACCGAAAACCTCAGTTACGTCAAAAGAAACATCTCAGACTCCACTGGGGTCTGGAGCTCATCTGTTCACAGACCGGCCGGAGGACAGGGTCTCCCACGCTGCTCAGGAGGAGCCAcagagtagaaagagaaaggagaTGGAAGCAGAGATACAGATGGAGGAACTGGAGTCTATTATGTCCCAAGATATGGATTTCTTTGATGAGCCACCCTCAGGCCAACAGGGGCAGCACGCACAGCCTAAATGGCAAAGTTCCACTGGACAGAGACAAGGttttaacatggaggaggcttcATCTTCAAGCAAGAAGCAGCGCGTCCATGCAGAAGACAGTGAGGCCACCAGACGGCCACTGGAAAACCAGTCCAGTTCAAACAAAAACCAGAGCAAACAATCCGAACAGTTTACTGTCTCCATCAAGAAGGAGAACGTTGAtccttcagaaaacacaacaactaaTCATGAGTCCATTAAAAGTAACAACATTCAACCTGTTGAACATAATAAACCGTCTTACATTGAGGTGAGGAAGTGAAGAGTTATTACTCTGAGTTTTCATATTCATCCAATAATATAGAGGTTTTAAATGCAACTATATTCCATTGTTATTGCTCATTTTCTGCCCTTTGTGTTCCTGAAGGATATTGAACTCCTCGAAGGAGAGAATTCTGAGCCCAAAGAAGAGACTAGGACGCCTCTGAAAGCAGTCGTCATTAAACAAGAGGTGCAAGTAAGTCCTGGGAAAAGGGCtccaaatgttttgtttcttttttgtagcTTTTGCCCATGTGATAAAAGCTGTGCTGTTTTGCAGGAGTCCCGGGTTGAAGAAGGCCTTCCTAAAAAGCTGGTGTTAGTGGAGTTTCGATCTCTCACCATGTCCACGCTGCCGAAGATGAAACCAAAGCAGATGCTCAGCAACGGCTGCGCAAAGAACTTCAAATGTTTCCGCAAGGTCAGCTCTATGAGGCAATCCTCATTTAGAATTTAGAAACGCTACCTGATTCAATTAGAAAAGAtacagcagtgaaaacacactgttaaagaaagtgCAAAGAAAATTCGCGGATCCGCCCTCTAATCAGGATCTGTTCCAAAATCGagtgggttcttccctgacccaaaACACGTCCTAACAGGTTTGTAGAAATCCTTCAGTAGTTTTTTCTGTAATCAACCCAAAAAActgacacagatgaaaacataaactccttggtgaaggtaaaCATATCCCCTTATCATTAGATAAGtccacaaaaaaaatattttgcctCATACACAGGCTCCTTTTCcccttgtgtgtgtatttgcagagCCAAGTACCAGGTGCAGAGATCTCGCCGCACATCATCGCAGGGACTGAACTGTTGGTTCACAGCAGGGGCAAGAACTCTGATCTGGACGAATGGCTGAAAGATGCAGCTGAGGTAATGGttgtcactctgtctgacttCTTTCTGTCAGCGATCTGTCTGAGCCCTGCTCTCATGACttgagtctgtgtttgttttaggaAGAGCGTCAGAGCAGACGGGACGAGACTGTGGGAGACGACCTCTTCAGGTGAGAGAgtggatttcattttttatgtcGGAAGATGTGAGGTCACTTTGTTTTTCCCTCATCttaaaaacctaaaaaacactttaaagttGGAAGTATGTGAAGGTCACGTGTTTGTCATTCAGGGATCACACATTAGTCAGCTAGTGGCTCCTTCCTTCATGTATTATGCTGATGTATCATTAATTATTTCTCATCAAACATCATATCATTACCTCCACGAGGAGCTTATCTGGTTCATCATGTCCATCcagtattgtttttttcattaaccTTGTGTATTTCCACATTTTCGTTTCTTTCTTAAGAAAGAATGGATGCATGTTTTCGAAAAGAGAATCATGCATATGTAGAGACCTAATATCCATGTTAAGGACAAATTTGTTGCCGTAAATAACACCTTTAGCTTACACTGTGTATTGTGTGACTTTCGTGTTTGTCTTCCTTGATCCATTGCTGCGATTAAAATAGAGATTCAAAGTCTGTACAGCTTCAGTCATTATAATCAGGTGCAGGCAGCTTAATTAACTGAGAATTATGGATATGGGGCCCCCAGTAGAAACAGTTCAACCAATCAGGACGTAGTAATTCTTTCGTCATAGCGGTTGCCAGGGTAACAGGTGATGTAAGCcacagatgctgctgctgctgccgtgttTTCCTTGACTTAGCAGAAAAGAGACAGTCTGAAatggattctgtgtgtgtgcacgcatgtttgtgtgtgtgtgtctgtgtgtgtgtgtgtgtgtcaagcaTGAGCGGTTTGATCACTGAGTCATGCTCAGTCAGTCATGCGTAGCCGGGGAACAGACTCTGCCGCTAAGAAAACAATCCGATGTTCTTTTTGGGAGGGTCGGTATAACTGAAGCTTCCAGGCGTGGTTTACAGGAAGCCTGTTTGCTTTAAGCTGTTCAAACACAATCAAGGTTTTACAGCGCTTAAGTCAGACTGTTTTTATTGGTTGTGTAAAATGCCTCTTAGGACATAGAAGAAGGATCCATGAGGAATGTTAAAAGCCCATCATGACATGCAGACCTATGAGAtaaactcttctctctctctctctctctgtgtgtgtgtgtgtgtcttcaggtaCAACCCTACCAAGCTAACCAAGAGGAGATGAATGAGAAGATAATTTTCCTTCATCTTGAAGTGGGAATTCATTTCAAAGACAATAACCAACTCCATAATCAACCCTATGAGAAAAAAGTTCAGAaattacatatatatgtgtatttgaATCACAATGTTGGAGTTAATGCTTCTTATTTGCTAAACTAATCTTAAATGTTTACCAGTGTTTCAATTTTCTGTTCTATATCATAACCGACTCGCTACATTACTGACAGCAAACAATGTAAGAAAACAGCCTCGTGTTCAGagatttgtttttccaatttttatttgtcaataataaaaaatatggcatacaaaacattaaaaactctTCAATTGTACAGGAGGGTGTGAAGCTCCACATGCTGAAAGCAGCGTTTCCTTTGTTGTGAAGTTAAGACCTAATGTGTTCCCTGGTTTGAGCTGAACGAGAAACTTGAGAGGGATTCAAGTGTTTGAGTGATCTCTAATGAGCCGACCCATCCGGCACGTCTCCAGACCCCGAACTCCTCAGACAGGAAGCTGTCGTGTGTGACGCCCGTTTACCTTTCTGCGTAGACAGTTAAAGCACACATGTCCCTTCATATTCACAGCAAGTGCCACGTACAAATTCAGAGTTGACTATTGAGTCACCCTGTCTCATCTGTAGTCCTGGTTTTAATGCACTGGCTAAAATTCTTACCACATCTGGCCTTGTAGCACTTTCCTGGCTTCTGCccaaagcagctgctgctcagcaGGCGTTTGTGCCTGCAAgcttatatttaatatttatatcaaATGACTTttcagaaatcagtgaaaattgCATCAAGAAATAATACAGCTGAAAATCAGTATTTAACACAAGTACCATTTGAAACTAATCAACT from the Limanda limanda chromosome 11, fLimLim1.1, whole genome shotgun sequence genome contains:
- the nbn gene encoding nibrin, which encodes MWILTPLQPGGETHYLMASKEYVVGRKNCEILLANDQSISRAHAHFTLTDQTLTLKDTSKYGTSVNGKRLTENTSVNLKSGDYVTFGAFNSKFSVEHQNPVVCSSCLDSDGKRSLSQALLALGGKPVNTWTQDCTHLVMPTVKVTIKTISAVLCCCPIVTPEFFLEFNKAVQQKLAPPKAESFIPEIDEPSLNKEDINLGVIPARKQLFTEKTFVFLSAKQLKRLSGAVGFGKGKINLLEEGALPRDLLESPQSCVVDVTTGSSQTLLSSSATEWATSVNNIVQRKGLRVITESEIGLAAIFASCDKYCNPSSLQPDSESAPKMKARIPSASLSQSLAVDETVLPAASQNITAYAVNTEPFERSAPCNVTGLTAVGETPEKKHDGSKVHAERKSAPRIVAETMSSSYNTVDNTDSQRKKPESKSTVAGSSGIRPQPSTSGTNGGMKTFPQKLSPRKLKTPAQVSPQTQSTLTSFFQSSNKKRPLDDDFSEVMSEAKRHVQESSISRMPAPKTSVTSKETSQTPLGSGAHLFTDRPEDRVSHAAQEEPQSRKRKEMEAEIQMEELESIMSQDMDFFDEPPSGQQGQHAQPKWQSSTGQRQGFNMEEASSSSKKQRVHAEDSEATRRPLENQSSSNKNQSKQSEQFTVSIKKENVDPSENTTTNHESIKSNNIQPVEHNKPSYIEDIELLEGENSEPKEETRTPLKAVVIKQEVQESRVEEGLPKKLVLVEFRSLTMSTLPKMKPKQMLSNGCAKNFKCFRKSQVPGAEISPHIIAGTELLVHSRGKNSDLDEWLKDAAEEERQSRRDETVGDDLFRYNPTKLTKRR